A stretch of the Poseidonibacter parvus genome encodes the following:
- a CDS encoding DNA polymerase III subunit gamma/tau, with product MSELRQETKVLALKYRPHRFEDLVGQSTVSQTLSLALDSNRLSHAYLFSGLRGSGKTSTARIMAKALLCSNGPTSKPCEVCDNCVSSNANRHLDVIEMDAASNRGIDDIKDLIEHTKYKPSSARFKVFIIDEVHMLTTQAFNALLKTLEEPPGFVKFILATTDPLKLPATILSRTQHFRFNKISDTDVTHHLSHILNEENIEFDTDALEIVARSGQGSLRDTLTLLDQAIIFSRGRITTATVVDMLGLIDPKVMDNVFTIVLNKADITPIIKDLENYDVSQVCDEMSIYLKHKMLEKDARFDLLLFDRFFRIIGDAKHLLSINSDGGFVLILTLMKMIEATNIKTIEEIISQVEDIKPKAEQKPVEKIIQKPIEEVVEKPVEKLVEKTPQVIKTQQEPKPEVIESNPFESNMTEEIMENIPETKIEEVNEADKVLIESTSMVDLSVIDSIPEVSYPTPFDDLPTSKEETLSNINTDTNSNEKKEVKNLNEVAPVVSAEVQIEPIVQEHKEVNISQEVEVVPIDEPQMEEKDEMYEQLTSKVYDRDYSLGECFEKNFIFNGYENNKLSIISYAKDEDRKFLYKHFALIRTFAQDVYGNDVELDFKKDEASVELKKEAIKKVEEVNEDIKEEINQNVNTQNESGSMIEEVEMSSGCVADMHKSAVQTPAQQELQLNDIINSPMLNRAKELFDIKKITVKSRS from the coding sequence ATGAGTGAATTAAGACAAGAGACAAAAGTATTAGCTTTAAAATATAGACCTCATAGATTTGAAGATTTAGTAGGTCAAAGTACTGTTTCTCAAACTTTATCTTTGGCATTAGATTCAAATAGATTATCACATGCTTATCTTTTTTCAGGTTTAAGAGGAAGTGGTAAAACTTCAACTGCTAGAATTATGGCAAAAGCACTTTTATGCTCAAATGGTCCAACTTCAAAACCTTGTGAAGTTTGCGATAACTGTGTTAGCTCAAATGCAAATAGACATCTAGATGTAATTGAAATGGATGCTGCTTCAAATAGAGGTATTGATGATATTAAAGATTTAATTGAACATACAAAATACAAACCAAGCTCTGCACGATTTAAAGTATTTATAATCGATGAAGTTCATATGCTTACTACTCAAGCTTTCAATGCTCTTTTAAAAACACTTGAAGAACCTCCTGGATTTGTAAAGTTTATACTTGCAACTACAGATCCACTTAAATTACCTGCAACAATTCTTTCAAGAACTCAGCATTTTAGATTTAATAAAATATCAGATACAGATGTAACTCATCATTTATCACATATTTTAAATGAAGAAAATATTGAATTTGATACAGATGCATTAGAAATTGTTGCAAGAAGCGGTCAGGGAAGCTTAAGAGATACACTAACGTTATTAGACCAAGCTATTATTTTCTCGCGTGGAAGAATTACAACAGCAACTGTAGTTGACATGTTAGGTTTAATAGACCCAAAAGTAATGGATAATGTATTTACAATAGTTCTAAATAAAGCTGATATTACACCTATAATTAAAGATTTAGAAAATTATGATGTATCACAAGTATGTGATGAAATGTCAATTTATTTAAAACATAAAATGCTTGAAAAAGATGCAAGATTTGATTTACTTTTATTTGATAGATTTTTTAGAATAATAGGAGATGCTAAGCATCTTTTATCGATTAACTCTGATGGTGGCTTTGTTCTTATTTTAACTTTAATGAAGATGATTGAAGCTACAAATATTAAAACAATTGAAGAAATAATTTCACAAGTTGAAGATATTAAACCAAAAGCTGAACAAAAGCCAGTTGAGAAAATAATACAAAAGCCGATAGAAGAAGTAGTAGAAAAGCCAGTTGAAAAATTAGTTGAAAAAACTCCTCAGGTAATAAAAACACAACAAGAACCTAAGCCTGAGGTAATTGAATCTAATCCTTTTGAAAGTAATATGACTGAAGAAATTATGGAAAACATTCCAGAAACAAAGATTGAAGAGGTAAATGAAGCTGATAAAGTTTTAATTGAAAGCACTTCAATGGTTGATTTATCTGTAATTGATTCAATTCCTGAAGTTTCATATCCAACACCTTTTGATGATTTGCCTACAAGTAAAGAAGAGACATTATCAAATATAAATACAGACACAAATTCAAATGAAAAAAAAGAAGTTAAAAATCTCAATGAAGTAGCACCTGTAGTTTCAGCAGAAGTTCAAATAGAACCAATTGTTCAAGAGCATAAAGAAGTTAATATATCTCAAGAAGTTGAAGTTGTACCCATTGATGAACCACAAATGGAAGAAAAAGATGAAATGTATGAACAACTTACATCAAAGGTTTATGATAGAGACTACTCTTTAGGAGAGTGTTTTGAAAAAAACTTTATCTTTAATGGTTATGAAAACAATAAATTATCAATTATTTCTTATGCTAAAGATGAAGATAGAAAGTTTTTATATAAGCACTTTGCATTAATTAGAACCTTTGCCCAAGATGTTTATGGAAACGATGTTGAGTTAGATTTTAAAAAGGATGAAGCCTCCGTTGAGTTAAAAAAAGAAGCTATTAAAAAAGTTGAAGAAGTTAACGAGGATATTAAAGAAGAAATAAATCAAAATGTAAATACCCAAAATGAATCAGGTTCAATGATTGAAGAAGTTGAAATGAGTTCAGGTTGTGTTGCTGATATGCATAAAAGTGCAGTTCAAACTCCTGCACAACAAGAATTACAATTAAATGATATTATTAATTCTCCTATGTTAAATAGAGCAAAAGAGCTTTTTGATATTAAAAAAATTACTGTAAAATCAAGATCTTAG
- the murI gene encoding glutamate racemase, with product MKVGVFDSGLGGLTVVSSITEVFKGAKLFYVADTKYAPYGQKTQEQILKRSIDITEFLIKEHQISALIIACNTATSAAVKHLREKFPKLILVGTEPGIKPAIEATKTNNIGVLATPATLKGDKYQLLVNELFENKKVKLYEQACPGLVEQIEKGQTDSKLTYSMLESWLKPMIEYNVDTIVLGCTHYPLIEKQIKNIMKYDITVIQTGLAIAKRLIDLSSKKGHVNEGSLDITIYATDDINENMINKIFEKSEYKNKIIIRKCNI from the coding sequence TTGAAAGTTGGAGTATTTGATTCTGGTTTAGGTGGATTAACAGTTGTATCTTCTATAACAGAAGTATTTAAAGGTGCAAAACTTTTTTATGTAGCTGATACAAAATATGCACCTTATGGACAAAAGACACAAGAACAGATTTTAAAGCGTAGTATTGATATAACAGAATTTCTAATAAAAGAACATCAAATATCAGCTTTAATTATTGCTTGTAATACTGCAACTTCTGCTGCTGTTAAACATTTAAGAGAAAAATTTCCAAAGCTAATTTTAGTAGGAACAGAACCTGGTATTAAACCTGCAATTGAAGCTACGAAGACAAATAATATTGGAGTTTTAGCAACTCCTGCTACATTAAAAGGTGATAAATATCAATTGCTTGTTAATGAATTATTTGAGAATAAAAAAGTTAAATTATATGAGCAAGCTTGCCCTGGATTAGTTGAACAAATTGAAAAAGGACAAACTGATTCAAAGTTAACTTATTCAATGTTGGAATCTTGGTTAAAGCCAATGATAGAATATAATGTTGATACAATTGTTTTAGGTTGTACTCATTATCCATTAATTGAAAAACAAATCAAAAATATTATGAAATATGATATTACAGTAATTCAAACTGGTTTAGCAATTGCAAAAAGATTAATAGATCTAAGTAGTAAAAAAGGTCATGTTAACGAAGGTTCATTAGATATTACAATCTATGCCACAGATGATATTAATGAAAATATGATAAATAAAATATTTGAAAAAAGTGAATATAAAAATAAAATTATAATTAGGAAATGCAATATATGA
- a CDS encoding uracil-DNA glycosylase family protein, translated as MFHHFHPYEPFIKEDTKKLIVGTLPPPRFCTKAYKVNDVDFCYGSQDGLLWKALDVIFDLKLEYLNTKDEVTKRKNFLIKEKIGVCDIVNSCKREKIDASDLGMSEVELRDILKYIKEFKNIETIIFTGGNSKNGPEYFLRKILKEKNIKFMQTSKEIPKVHEFSFDNRVIKTISLTSPSNAANRFIGSNSLYKENKIKNPAYTTFDFRVEQYEKVFKCY; from the coding sequence ATGTTTCATCATTTTCATCCATATGAGCCATTTATAAAAGAAGATACTAAAAAACTAATAGTAGGAACACTACCTCCTCCTAGATTTTGTACAAAAGCGTATAAAGTAAATGATGTAGATTTTTGTTATGGTTCACAAGATGGATTATTATGGAAAGCTTTAGATGTAATTTTTGATTTAAAACTAGAATATTTAAATACAAAAGATGAAGTTACAAAAAGAAAAAACTTTTTAATAAAAGAAAAAATAGGGGTTTGTGATATTGTTAATTCTTGTAAAAGAGAAAAAATTGATGCAAGTGATTTAGGAATGAGTGAAGTTGAACTGCGTGATATTTTAAAATATATTAAAGAATTTAAAAACATTGAGACTATTATTTTTACAGGAGGAAATAGTAAGAATGGTCCTGAATATTTTTTAAGAAAAATTCTAAAAGAAAAAAATATAAAATTTATGCAAACTTCAAAAGAAATTCCAAAAGTTCATGAATTTAGTTTTGACAATAGAGTAATTAAAACAATAAGTTTAACCTCTCCTTCAAATGCAGCAAATAGATTTATTGGTTCAAATTCTTTGTATAAAGAAAATAAGATTAAAAATCCTGCTTATACTACTTTTGATTTTAGAGTTGAGCAATATGAAAAAGTTTTCAAATGCTATTAA
- a CDS encoding fatty acid desaturase family protein, translating into MYFSGYGLVALISFLEISSFALSGFLFWILALFSATLIAVGNVSRWANVAHPILHGAYDKVPGIPFRYTKAGFAKDNRRYLDWLDWIKPEAWIHEHNIMHHYHLGEDEDPDNVENNLQWLIQSKTPMWLRYVFVYAFAGTWKLTYYAPNTLKILENKKRRKLKLEEVKSYEVSPFKKNGAILWKQYILPYFSVKFILIPFLFLPLGLEAVFNVFIITLIAEYIANLHSFLVIVPNHSAEDIYRFDTPHKSQGEFYLRQIMGSVNYNTGSNLIDFGHGWLNYQIEHHLFPNLPLSQYQKLQPLIKDLCKKHNLEYRQESVFKRMYMTIELMVGKTKLLKVNSI; encoded by the coding sequence TTGTACTTTTCTGGCTATGGACTTGTAGCTCTTATAAGCTTTTTAGAAATATCATCTTTTGCTTTAAGTGGATTTCTTTTCTGGATTCTAGCACTATTTTCAGCAACTTTAATTGCAGTTGGAAATGTATCAAGATGGGCTAATGTTGCTCATCCTATACTTCATGGTGCATATGATAAAGTTCCTGGAATTCCTTTTAGATATACAAAAGCTGGATTTGCCAAAGACAATAGAAGATATCTTGACTGGTTAGATTGGATTAAACCTGAAGCTTGGATTCATGAGCATAATATTATGCACCACTATCATTTAGGGGAAGATGAAGATCCTGATAATGTTGAGAATAACTTGCAATGGTTAATTCAATCAAAAACTCCTATGTGGTTAAGATATGTTTTTGTTTATGCTTTTGCTGGAACTTGGAAGCTTACGTATTATGCTCCAAATACTTTGAAAATATTAGAGAATAAAAAAAGACGTAAGTTAAAACTAGAAGAAGTTAAATCTTATGAAGTAAGTCCATTTAAAAAGAATGGTGCAATTTTATGGAAACAATATATACTTCCATATTTTTCTGTTAAATTTATACTAATACCTTTTCTATTTTTACCATTAGGTTTAGAAGCAGTATTTAATGTTTTTATTATTACATTAATAGCTGAATATATTGCAAACTTACACTCATTTTTAGTAATTGTTCCAAATCATTCAGCAGAAGATATATATAGGTTTGATACTCCTCATAAATCACAAGGTGAGTTTTACTTAAGACAGATTATGGGAAGTGTAAACTACAACACAGGAAGTAATTTAATTGATTTTGGACATGGATGGTTAAACTATCAAATAGAACATCACCTTTTCCCAAACTTACCTCTAAGTCAATATCAAAAGCTTCAACCACTTATAAAAGATTTATGTAAAAAGCATAACTTAGAATATAGACAAGAAAGTGTTTTTAAAAGAATGTATATGACAATCGAACTTATGGTTGGAAAAACTAAACTTTTAAAAGTTAATAGCATTTGA
- the rho gene encoding transcription termination factor Rho, producing the protein MEESKTQNKTKSPRKARTHVPVEGYKIEQLRELTLEELLNIAKELDVENPQELKRQDLMFNILKSQIDAGGFILFTGILEIKDGGFGFLRAIDGNFSDTSNDSYVSATQIRKFALRTGDIVSGQVRPPNKDSEKYNALLKIEAINYLPIKESKNRPLFDNLTPLYSTERFKFEYDSKRMTGRMLDLFAPMGKGQRGLIVAPPKTGKTELLKDLAHGISKNHPEATLMVLLIDERPEEVTDMQRSVKGEVYSSTFDLPAQNHVRVAEIVIEKAKRLVEMKKDVVILLDSITRLARAYNTVTPSSGKVLSGGVDANALHKPKRFFGAARNIEEGGSLTIISTALIETGSKMDEVIFEEFKGTGNSEVVLSRNAANKRVYPALDIIKSGTRKEELLLSPEILQKTWILRNAIASMDEVEALKFLYSKMQKTKNNAEFFAGMNE; encoded by the coding sequence ATGGAAGAGTCAAAAACTCAGAATAAAACTAAAAGTCCTAGAAAAGCTAGAACTCACGTACCTGTAGAAGGTTATAAAATCGAGCAGTTAAGAGAACTTACATTAGAAGAACTTTTAAATATTGCAAAAGAATTAGATGTAGAAAACCCTCAAGAATTAAAAAGACAAGATTTAATGTTTAACATTTTAAAATCTCAAATTGATGCTGGTGGATTTATCTTATTCACTGGAATTCTTGAGATTAAAGATGGTGGATTTGGATTCCTTCGTGCAATTGATGGAAACTTCTCTGATACATCAAATGATTCTTATGTAAGTGCTACTCAAATTAGAAAGTTTGCATTAAGAACAGGGGATATTGTTTCAGGACAAGTTAGACCTCCTAATAAAGATAGTGAAAAATATAATGCTTTATTAAAAATTGAAGCAATTAATTACTTACCAATAAAAGAATCAAAAAATAGACCATTATTTGATAACTTAACACCTCTATATTCTACAGAAAGATTTAAATTTGAATATGATTCAAAAAGAATGACAGGAAGAATGCTTGATTTATTTGCTCCAATGGGTAAAGGTCAAAGAGGATTAATTGTTGCACCTCCAAAAACTGGTAAAACTGAACTTTTAAAAGATTTAGCTCATGGTATTTCTAAAAACCATCCTGAAGCTACTTTGATGGTTTTATTAATTGATGAAAGACCAGAAGAAGTTACAGATATGCAAAGATCTGTAAAAGGTGAGGTTTATTCTTCTACTTTTGATTTACCTGCTCAAAATCACGTAAGAGTTGCTGAAATTGTTATTGAAAAAGCAAAAAGACTTGTTGAAATGAAAAAAGATGTAGTTATCTTACTTGATTCTATTACAAGACTTGCTCGTGCTTATAATACTGTTACACCATCTTCTGGAAAAGTGCTTTCAGGTGGAGTTGATGCAAATGCTTTACATAAACCAAAAAGGTTCTTTGGGGCTGCTAGAAATATTGAAGAGGGTGGAAGTTTAACTATTATTTCTACTGCACTTATTGAAACTGGTTCAAAAATGGATGAAGTTATTTTTGAAGAGTTTAAGGGTACTGGAAACTCTGAAGTTGTATTATCAAGAAATGCGGCTAACAAAAGAGTATATCCTGCTTTAGATATTATCAAATCAGGAACAAGAAAAGAAGAATTACTTCTTTCTCCAGAAATTTTACAAAAAACATGGATTTTAAGAAATGCAATTGCTTCAATGGATGAAGTTGAAGCTTTAAAATTTCTTTATTCAAAAATGCAAAAAACTAAAAACAACGCTGAATTCTTCGCTGGAATGAATGAATAA
- a CDS encoding peroxiredoxin, with product MLVTKKAPDFTATAVLADGQIVADFNLYENIGEKGAVLFFYPLDFTFVCPSEIIAFSKRIEEFTSRGVNVIGVSVDSQFSHFAWRETDVNNGGIGRIKYPLVADLSKQISKDYDVLFGEAVALRGSFLIDADGTVRHSVVNDLPLGRNIDEMIRMVDTMLFTNEHGEVCPAGWSKGDEGMKASTEGVAEYLGKHEGDL from the coding sequence ATGTTAGTAACAAAAAAAGCTCCAGATTTTACAGCAACAGCTGTACTTGCAGACGGTCAAATAGTAGCAGATTTTAATTTATATGAAAATATTGGAGAAAAAGGTGCAGTATTATTTTTCTACCCATTAGACTTTACTTTTGTATGTCCATCTGAAATTATTGCTTTCTCAAAAAGAATCGAAGAGTTTACTTCAAGAGGTGTTAATGTTATTGGTGTTTCTGTTGATTCACAATTTTCTCACTTTGCATGGAGAGAAACTGATGTAAATAATGGTGGAATTGGAAGAATTAAATACCCATTAGTTGCTGACCTTTCAAAACAAATTTCAAAAGATTACGATGTATTATTTGGTGAAGCTGTTGCATTAAGAGGTTCTTTCTTAATTGATGCAGATGGAACTGTTAGACACTCTGTAGTTAATGATTTACCATTAGGAAGAAACATTGACGAAATGATCAGAATGGTAGATACAATGTTATTTACTAATGAGCATGGTGAAGTTTGTCCTGCTGGTTGGTCAAAAGGTGACGAAGGTATGAAAGCTTCAACTGAAGGTGTTGCAGAATACTTAGGAAAACATGAGGGTGATTTATAA
- a CDS encoding 4Fe-4S dicluster domain-containing protein, which produces MAVIITDICISCDACLDECPTESIVDNDENPTGEDIYYVNPETCTECIGDNDAPACADACPTEGCIQWDNRDSAANPVRDGKTAGEPCVED; this is translated from the coding sequence ATGGCAGTAATAATTACAGATATTTGTATTAGTTGTGATGCATGTTTAGACGAGTGTCCTACAGAATCAATTGTAGACAATGATGAGAACCCAACAGGTGAAGATATTTATTATGTAAACCCAGAAACATGTACTGAGTGTATTGGTGATAATGATGCACCTGCATGTGCAGACGCATGTCCTACTGAAGGATGTATTCAATGGGATAATAGAGATTCAGCAGCTAATCCAGTTAGAGATGGAAAAACAGCTGGTGAACCTTGTGTTGAAGACTAA
- the ndk gene encoding nucleoside-diphosphate kinase: protein MEQTLSIIKPDAVAKNVVGKILSRFEDAGLRIAATKKMQLSKADAEAFYAVHAERPFFGDLVEFMISGPVVVTVLEGDNAMAKNRDLMGATNPKEAEAGTIRADFAESIDANAVHGSDSVENANIEINFFFAQKEIC from the coding sequence ATGGAACAAACTTTATCAATCATTAAACCTGACGCAGTAGCAAAAAATGTTGTTGGAAAAATCTTATCAAGATTTGAAGACGCTGGATTAAGAATCGCTGCAACTAAAAAGATGCAATTAAGCAAAGCTGACGCTGAAGCTTTTTATGCTGTACATGCTGAAAGACCATTCTTTGGTGACTTAGTAGAATTCATGATTTCTGGACCAGTTGTTGTAACTGTTTTAGAAGGTGATAATGCAATGGCTAAAAACAGAGACTTAATGGGTGCAACTAACCCTAAAGAAGCTGAAGCTGGAACAATTAGAGCTGACTTTGCTGAATCAATTGATGCAAATGCTGTTCATGGTTCTGATTCAGTAGAAAATGCAAATATTGAAATTAATTTCTTCTTTGCACAGAAAGAAATTTGTTAA
- the rpmF gene encoding 50S ribosomal protein L32, with amino-acid sequence MAVPKRRVSHSRAAKRRTHYKITLKRPVKDTDGTWKMPHTVNPNTGEYKN; translated from the coding sequence ATGGCAGTACCAAAGAGAAGAGTCTCTCATAGTAGAGCAGCTAAAAGAAGAACACACTACAAGATTACATTAAAAAGACCTGTTAAAGACACTGACGGAACATGGAAAATGCCTCATACAGTTAATCCAAATACTGGTGAATACAAAAACTAA
- the plsX gene encoding phosphate acyltransferase PlsX has protein sequence MHKIAIDAMGGDFGPEPIIEGLISALKSNNNFTAIAVGKKDVLLSLIPQNFLSRIEILDTDDVISMSDSATDALKRKESTIYKAMELVRDGKAGAVVSAGHSGASMSLATLRIGRIKGVSRPAIATLMPTSENQNTLVLDVGANVDSDAKNLFEFAVMGQVYAEDVLQLEDPIIGLLSNGEEESKGNEVTKEAYGLISKVPNFAGNVEGSDIFKGTVDVVVCDGFVGNILLKTAEGVADTIGKIIKKSLKRSLISIAGAVLMRKVFKNLKVRVDYAEYGGAPLLGVKAPVIIAHGKSNPKAIHNAILQAISAASSNLNEDIEERLAKYSK, from the coding sequence ATGCATAAAATCGCAATAGATGCAATGGGTGGGGACTTCGGTCCTGAACCTATTATTGAAGGGCTTATTTCTGCTTTAAAAAGCAATAATAACTTTACTGCAATTGCAGTGGGAAAAAAAGATGTACTATTATCTTTAATACCTCAAAACTTTTTATCAAGAATAGAAATACTAGATACAGATGATGTAATTAGTATGAGCGATTCTGCTACTGATGCACTTAAAAGAAAAGAATCTACAATTTACAAAGCTATGGAATTAGTAAGAGATGGGAAAGCTGGAGCTGTTGTTTCTGCTGGTCATTCTGGAGCTTCTATGTCATTAGCAACTTTAAGAATTGGTAGAATCAAAGGTGTTTCTAGACCTGCTATTGCTACACTTATGCCTACAAGCGAAAATCAAAATACATTAGTATTAGATGTTGGAGCAAATGTAGACAGTGATGCAAAAAATTTATTCGAATTTGCTGTAATGGGTCAAGTTTATGCAGAAGATGTATTACAACTTGAAGATCCAATTATTGGATTATTATCTAATGGTGAAGAAGAAAGCAAGGGTAATGAAGTTACAAAAGAAGCTTATGGCTTAATATCAAAAGTTCCAAATTTCGCAGGTAATGTTGAAGGTAGTGATATCTTCAAGGGAACAGTTGATGTTGTTGTTTGTGATGGTTTTGTAGGGAATATCCTATTAAAAACTGCCGAAGGTGTTGCTGATACCATCGGAAAAATCATAAAGAAAAGTTTAAAGCGATCATTAATTTCAATTGCTGGTGCAGTACTAATGAGAAAAGTATTTAAAAACTTAAAAGTTAGAGTTGATTATGCTGAATATGGTGGAGCTCCATTACTTGGAGTAAAAGCACCTGTTATTATAGCACATGGTAAATCTAACCCAAAAGCTATTCATAATGCAATTCTTCAAGCAATTAGTGCAGCAAGTTCAAACTTGAACGAAGATATTGAAGAAAGATTAGCTAAATATAGTAAATAA
- a CDS encoding beta-ketoacyl-ACP synthase III, protein MAYAAFRSIGAYVPPKIMTNADFEKIIDTSDEWITKRTGIKERRISEENEASSDLGAKAAEVAINRAGIAKEDIDLVICATVTPDYLCMPSTACLIASKLGLPAVMAYDVSAACTGFVYATSIAKAFVESGMKKNVLIIGAETYSSILDYTDRGTCFIFGDGAGAAIISATDNKDEAIIDVNCSSDGNYEDLIKTPGGGSKHPCSQEVLENKMACIKMKGNETFKLAVRTLTSDVEVMMKKHNITSEDINHFIPHQANMRIITAVGKALGMTEEQTVVTVDKYGNTSAASIPMAMNYAYEQGKIKAGDTVLFDAFGGGLTWGSALFKFAPNK, encoded by the coding sequence ATGGCATATGCAGCTTTTAGATCTATTGGAGCATACGTACCTCCAAAGATTATGACAAATGCAGATTTTGAAAAAATAATTGATACTAGTGATGAGTGGATTACTAAAAGAACTGGTATTAAAGAAAGAAGAATCTCTGAAGAAAATGAAGCTTCATCTGATTTAGGTGCAAAAGCAGCAGAAGTTGCAATAAATAGAGCTGGAATCGCTAAAGAAGATATTGATTTAGTAATCTGTGCTACTGTTACACCTGACTATTTATGTATGCCTTCAACTGCATGTTTAATTGCATCAAAACTTGGACTTCCAGCTGTAATGGCTTATGATGTTAGTGCAGCTTGTACAGGATTTGTTTATGCTACTTCTATTGCAAAAGCTTTTGTTGAATCTGGTATGAAGAAAAATGTATTAATTATTGGAGCTGAAACTTATAGTTCAATCCTTGATTATACAGACAGAGGAACTTGTTTTATCTTTGGAGATGGAGCAGGAGCTGCTATAATTTCTGCAACTGATAATAAAGATGAAGCTATTATAGATGTAAATTGTTCAAGTGATGGAAACTATGAAGATTTAATTAAAACTCCAGGTGGAGGTTCTAAACATCCTTGTAGTCAAGAAGTTTTAGAAAATAAAATGGCTTGTATTAAAATGAAAGGAAATGAAACTTTCAAATTAGCTGTTAGAACTCTTACATCAGATGTAGAAGTAATGATGAAAAAACACAATATCACAAGTGAAGATATTAATCATTTTATTCCACATCAAGCAAATATGAGAATTATTACAGCAGTTGGAAAAGCTTTAGGAATGACTGAAGAGCAAACTGTTGTTACTGTTGATAAATATGGTAATACTTCAGCTGCATCAATTCCAATGGCAATGAACTACGCATATGAGCAAGGAAAAATAAAAGCAGGTGATACTGTTTTATTTGATGCTTTTGGTGGTGGTTTAACTTGGGGAAGTGCTTTATTTAAATTTGCACCAAATAAATAA
- a CDS encoding branched-chain amino acid transporter permease, which translates to MTNYEIYIAIAIMALVNIFTRVFPFLFFRKNELPAYIVFIEKFFPAIIMTILIVYSVKDVDFSIFPYGLKEVGAIAFTAILHLILKNYLISIFVGTIFYMFLVQYI; encoded by the coding sequence ATGACTAACTATGAAATATACATTGCAATTGCAATAATGGCTCTTGTAAATATTTTTACAAGAGTATTTCCTTTTTTGTTTTTTAGAAAAAATGAACTTCCCGCTTATATAGTTTTTATTGAGAAATTCTTTCCTGCAATTATAATGACAATACTAATTGTATATTCAGTTAAAGATGTTGATTTTTCGATTTTCCCTTATGGATTAAAAGAAGTGGGTGCAATAGCTTTTACAGCTATTTTGCATTTAATACTTAAGAATTATTTGATATCTATTTTTGTTGGAACAATCTTTTATATGTTTTTGGTTCAGTATATTTGA
- a CDS encoding AzlC family ABC transporter permease: MKHEKEIKKAFEVSIPVMMGYGVLGFAFGLLLVSFDYDWYLAPIMSLFIYAGALQFVAINFFNAKAGFVDIAIASYFVNIRQSFYGLSLLKRFKKTGKLKPYLIFGLTDETYALLTTIKDDEQLKKRWYYFFLTAFNQSYWFIGSTLGAIVGSGIKFDTAGLEFSLTALFVVLCIEQYKSLQNSIPFIIGLIASLFSLVFIPSDKMLIASIIIALVLMFSFRKKIEND; encoded by the coding sequence TTGAAACATGAAAAAGAGATAAAAAAAGCTTTTGAAGTATCAATCCCTGTAATGATGGGATATGGCGTTTTAGGTTTTGCTTTTGGATTATTACTAGTTTCCTTTGATTATGATTGGTATTTAGCACCTATTATGTCACTATTTATTTATGCAGGTGCTTTACAGTTTGTTGCAATCAATTTTTTTAATGCAAAAGCTGGTTTTGTAGATATTGCAATTGCATCTTATTTTGTAAATATTAGACAATCTTTCTATGGTTTATCTCTTCTTAAAAGATTTAAAAAAACAGGAAAATTAAAACCATATTTAATCTTTGGTTTAACTGATGAAACTTATGCTTTATTAACAACAATTAAAGATGATGAACAATTAAAAAAAAGATGGTACTACTTTTTTTTAACAGCTTTTAATCAATCATATTGGTTTATAGGTTCAACTTTAGGAGCTATTGTAGGATCTGGTATAAAATTTGATACAGCAGGCTTAGAATTCTCTCTTACTGCTTTATTTGTAGTTTTATGTATTGAACAATATAAAAGCTTACAAAATAGCATTCCTTTTATTATTGGACTTATAGCTTCTTTATTTTCACTAGTTTTTATTCCAAGTGATAAAATGCTAATTGCGTCAATAATAATTGCACTAGTTTTAATGTTTAGTTTTAGAAAGAAAATAGAAAATGACTAA